A single window of Leishmania panamensis strain MHOM/PA/94/PSC-1 chromosome 35 sequence DNA harbors:
- a CDS encoding developmentally regulated GTP-binding protein 1, putative (TriTrypDB/GeneDB-style sysID: LpmP.35.2340): MSSLQKINDIEAELARTQKNKATMAHICALKARLAQLKRELIASESKKGGGKGEGFDVQKTGDARIGFIGFPSVGKSTLLSKMTSTHSEVAAYEFTTLTCVPGVVNYRGAKLQMLDLPGIIEGAKDGKGRGRQIIAVARTCSLILIVLDVVKPLQHKLIIERELDGFGIRLNKLQPDIVIRKKDRGGISISSTCPLTQLDQETIKTILGEYRMSNADVTFRGDYTADELIDAIEGNRAYIPAIYVLNKIDQISIEELDIIARIPHNCPISAHHEWNLDGLLECIWDHLNFIRVYTKPKGQVPDYDAPVILKKLPQPSVEGFCNRIHRQLMHNYKYAWVWGSSVKHQPQRVGKDHLLDDEDVVQVVKKV; this comes from the coding sequence ATGTCGTCCTTGCAGAAGATCAACGATATTGAGGCGGAGCTCGCCCGCACGCAGAAGAACAAGGCCACCATGGCCCATATCTGCGCTCTCAAGGCCCGtctggcgcagctgaagcgcGAGCTCATCGCATCCGAATCGAAGAAAGGCGGCGGCAAGGGCGAAGGGTTCGACGTACAAAAGACTGGCGATGCTCGCATTGGCTTTATCGGCTTTCCGTCTGTCGGTaagtcgacgctgctgtcgaAGATGACCTCGACGCACTCCGAGGTGGCCGCGTACGAATTCACTACGCTGACCTGCGTACCTGGTGTGGTGAACTACCGCGGCGCCAAGCTGCAGATGCTGGACCTGCCCGGCATTATTGAGGGTGCTAAGGACGGTAAGGGTCGCGGTCGGCAAATCATTGCTGTAGCCCGCACCTGCTCTCTCATCCTCATCGTGCTCGACGTTGTcaagccgctgcagcacaagCTCATCATTGAGCGTGAATTAGACGGCTTCGGCATTCGGCTGAACAAGTTGCAACCGGATATTGTGATTCGCAAGAAGGATCGCGGCGGCATCAGCATCTCCTCGACGTGTCCGCTCACACAGCTTGACCAGGAGACGATCAAGACCATCTTGGGCGAGTACCGCATGTCAAACGCCGACGTCACATTCCGCGGTGACTACACGGCCGACGAGCTCATCGATGCAATTGAGGGGAACCGCGCGTATATCCCAGCCATCTATGTGCTGAACAAGATTGACCAAATCTCGATCGAGGAGCTCGACATCATCGCCCGCATTCCGCACAACTGCCCAATTTCTGCCCATCACGAGTGGAATCTGGACGGTCTTCTCGAGTGCATTTGGGATCACCTCAACTTCATCCGCGTGTACACGAAGCCAAAGGGTCAAGTGCCGGACTACGACGCGCCGGTCATCCTCAAGAAGCTCCCGCAGCCGTCGGTCGAGGGCTTCTGCAATCGCATTCACAGGCAGCTGATGCACAACTACAAgtatgcgtgggtgtggggctCGTCTGTCAAACACCAGCCGCAGCGCGTGGGCAAGGACCACCTGCTGGATGACGAGGATGTCGTGCAGGTGGTGAAGAAGGTGtag